From the genome of Methanomicrobia archaeon:
CACAGCCATGCCGAAGTGCCGTGCTGATTCCGTAACGTGCACGAGCACCTCGTCGCCCACTTTCAAATCGACCACGGAAATCGGCCTGTCCGTACCCATTAACTTTATCGTCTCCGCGTTCTGGAGAATGATACTGCACGGTCTCGTCTCGCCCTTGCCCTCACCAACGTCAACCTCGGCTTCCACGAGCATCAGCGGTCGCTTCTCTATCTTCACTCTGCCAATGACCGCTTTGCGCGCACTTCCTGCTGCGCTCACTATGAGCACTTCATTACCGGACTTCAGTTCCGAGAGATACTTCGTCTTCTCGCCCACGAGCGCGTACGCGTAGACCGCACCCGCATTCACTCTGAACGGTCGCGCCGCAACGTACGGGCTCTCTTCTGATTCCGAATGCACGAGGAAGAGCACAAACGACTGCGAGCCCACGAGCATTCCCTCGCCGCGCACCATCAACGAGCAGGTATCCACGCAGACACGGTCGCCCATTTCCAGTTCTGACACGTTCGTTATCCGCGCGGTTGTTAGCGGCACAGTGCCCGCGGCGCTCTCGTCACGGATCTCCACCGCTCTCTTCAGCTCCGAGACGTCGTCCGTATCAATAAGCACGCCGTCAGCGCCGTACTCCAGCGTCTCCAGTGCCGTCCTCGTCTCTTCCGCGGTCTGCACACCCGCGATCACCTTCGCGTCCTTATGCTGCAGTTCCGCAATGATATTCTCCAGCGGGATGATCTTCCAGTCCTTCCCGATAACCATCACGTAACTGCTGTGATCCGCAATACTCACGGCAAAACGCTCATAAGCCTTGCCGCTTAGCTCTACATAACCCGCAGTGGGCTTACTACCCGAAGTACGCTTCAACGCGCCCACGACGCGCGATTCGCTCAGGTCCGATGGGAGCGGTAGTGTGCCATCGCCTTCACTCCGTTTACCGTAAACGAGCATATCCGCCTCCTCGCCGTCCGCTTCGGATTCGTTCACGTGAGCAGCGATCGTGATGCGACCCAACTCCCGCACCTTTGCAACGTCCTCGGCTTCTACAAGCACACCGTCAACGCCGGATTCCAAACCCGCGGTAATCCGTGCCTTACGCACCGCCCATGCGCCCACATCAGCATCAGCCTTTATCCAGATCTCTTTTTCCTTTGCGCTCATCCTCAGCCCCACTCTCTCTTTTCGTTTCTCTTTTCTCTCTTCCTTCCTTTCTTTAACGTAACAATTCAACTGAGACTACGGAGATTAAAAAGACCTCTTCCTTCTTTCTGCTCTACCGTTACCGTAAAACATAACTATCCTAACCAATGCCGTTTGTGCTCGCGTAAGTAAGTAGGTAACCGCTCACTTCAGAATCTCCATCGCTTCTGTCGCTGAAAAGCCTTCGTGTACGACCTTACTCATTGCTCTCGTTATGTTTGCCGGGTTCTTATGCTGGAATACGTTCCGCCCGATCGACACACCCGAGGCACCTGCCGCGATAGCATCCTCGACCATCTTCAACACCTCTGCGTCCGTATTCGCCTTTGGCCCGCCTGCGATGATCACGGGCACCGGACAGCCGCTTATTACCTCCTTGAAGGAATCAGGATCGCCGGTATAATTCGTCTTGATAACGTCCGCGCCAAGTTCAGCACCGACACGGGCCGCATGCATCACCAACTCCGGGTCGTGCTCGTTCTTTACCTTCTTACCGCGCGGATACATCATGGCCAAAAGCGGCATGCCCCACATCTCGCATACCATCGTCATTTCTCCCAGCGCCTCGAGCATCTCCGCCTCGGTATCCGCACCCACGTTCACGTGCATTGAGACCGCATCCGCGCCTAACCGAATCGCCTCTTCTACCTGAGCCACGACCACTTTGTTCAAGGGATCCGGGCCCAGCGATGTGCTTGCAGATAAATGAATGATGAGCCCGATGTCCTTACCATAGCCTCGATGGCCTGCGATTACAATCCCTTTATGCAGTAGAACCGCGTTTGCTCCACCTTCGGCTACGCCATTCACCGCGCTCCTCATGTCCGTCAACCCGCGTATAGGCCCTGATGTCACACCATGGTCCATAGGAACGATAACACTGCGACCACTTTTCCGATCGACGATCCGTTCCATCCGTATGCTCTTCCCTATACCCATCTGTTCCATTCTCTCTCTTATGCTTGTCATTTCGTCCCCCCTCTTCTCTTCTACCTACTTACCTTTCTCCTATCCCTCTATCCCTCATATACTCCATTATGTTCCACAATTCACCGTTAGCCTTATTTATACTAATTAATCGTATAGTTCCCAGACTTATAGGCGCGCCTACCTCCTTGTACCGTGTACCACTCTTTCTGGTTCTCTTCTTCCAGCAGTAGCTTCGCTTTATGGTCATCTTCTCGTCTCGATGTTCATTAATGTACGTTGGAGTATATAAATGTACGTTTCTGGGTGCCGTGGGATGCGGCCGCTTCAATGTCGTGAAACAGCCACGTAAGAACAAAACCGTTACACGTGCTACGGTCGGTAAACGGGCGTTATTTCAGTCGCGTAGAGCACTCTCCGATTAAATCAAGTGCATCTTTCCTCGTTACTATCACTCATCTACAGCGGTCCAATAAACGAGTGAAACAGAAGCATTTTTGTATGCGACAATTCTGCTTTCCGCTGGGAAATATTGAATCGGGAAGATATGAACTGTTACAGTTCTGACTTGCAAATGAGTATCAAGGTCAATTTCAACAGCCTCGTGATAAGCATATTCTTTTCCGGGGTATGGCTCAATCGAGGCGTATGTTTCATTGTTAATAGTGTGTGGAGGAGGCGTAAAATTGCGCCAATAATCCCGATCAGCACCACCTGCTATCACTGGCGGTTGTGCAGGTTCTATAAAAACGTTATCTATCTCGAGAGGATTGCTGAAGTTAACACTTACCGACTCTACCTCGGAATTTTTTGGAATTTCAAATATTGTAATGATGTACGGAACCTCTGGTTTACCAATATCAGACAAGTAGTTAACATCATCGGTCATGGCGACCTCAAATCCGATATCCGCAGGGGTTAGATTGGAAATACTTGGATATAATAACCCTGCCAGTGCAGGCGTGGCATCAAAGTTTTGATGGATTTCCTGCGTTACCAGTGTTGGAGGGGTTACTTCTGGTGGAGGCGTTGGAGATGGTGGAGGCGTTAGGTTTGGTGTTAGGCTTGGTGTAGGGGAAGGCGCTGGGCTTGTCGTTAGAAAAGGC
Proteins encoded in this window:
- a CDS encoding 3-dehydroquinate synthase II; its protein translation is MSAKEKEIWIKADADVGAWAVRKARITAGLESGVDGVLVEAEDVAKVRELGRITIAAHVNESEADGEEADMLVYGKRSEGDGTLPLPSDLSESRVVGALKRTSGSKPTAGYVELSGKAYERFAVSIADHSSYVMVIGKDWKIIPLENIIAELQHKDAKVIAGVQTAEETRTALETLEYGADGVLIDTDDVSELKRAVEIRDESAAGTVPLTTARITNVSELEMGDRVCVDTCSLMVRGEGMLVGSQSFVLFLVHSESEESPYVAARPFRVNAGAVYAYALVGEKTKYLSELKSGNEVLIVSAAGSARKAVIGRVKIEKRPLMLVEAEVDVGEGKGETRPCSIILQNAETIKLMGTDRPISVVDLKVGDEVLVHVTESARHFGMAVEEMVIEK
- a CDS encoding class I fructose-bisphosphate aldolase family protein, with the protein product MGIGKSIRMERIVDRKSGRSVIVPMDHGVTSGPIRGLTDMRSAVNGVAEGGANAVLLHKGIVIAGHRGYGKDIGLIIHLSASTSLGPDPLNKVVVAQVEEAIRLGADAVSMHVNVGADTEAEMLEALGEMTMVCEMWGMPLLAMMYPRGKKVKNEHDPELVMHAARVGAELGADVIKTNYTGDPDSFKEVISGCPVPVIIAGGPKANTDAEVLKMVEDAIAAGASGVSIGRNVFQHKNPANITRAMSKVVHEGFSATEAMEILK